From one Sulfurimonas sp. genomic stretch:
- a CDS encoding thiamine phosphate synthase, translating to MKLYALCDQELLDSKGVSVEEFVKTATSLGAKVIQYRNKTSDTTFIKQQLIQIRKLYDGFLIVNDKYELVEFCDGVHVGQEDLKSIDSDVSKAVKILRSVIKKDKLLGISTHNEHEIIEANSMDLNYIGLGAYRDTSTKKDISGVLGDKVEELAKVSVHPVAVIGGVKLEDQFENISYKVIGSGLLR from the coding sequence ATGAAACTTTACGCACTTTGTGATCAAGAGCTTTTAGATTCAAAGGGTGTTTCTGTAGAGGAGTTTGTAAAAACTGCAACCTCTCTCGGAGCTAAAGTAATTCAATATAGAAATAAAACTTCAGATACTACTTTTATAAAACAGCAATTAATTCAAATACGAAAACTATATGACGGTTTTTTAATCGTGAACGACAAATATGAACTCGTAGAGTTTTGTGACGGCGTTCATGTTGGGCAAGAGGACTTAAAAAGCATAGACTCAGATGTTTCGAAAGCTGTCAAAATCCTTCGCAGCGTAATTAAAAAAGATAAACTACTTGGAATCTCTACACATAATGAGCATGAGATTATAGAAGCAAATTCTATGGATTTAAACTATATTGGTCTTGGTGCGTACAGAGATACGTCTACGAAAAAAGATATATCCGGTGTACTTGGCGACAAAGTTGAAGAGCTAGCTAAAGTATCTGTACATCCTGTAGCTGTCATAGGTGGTGTAAAACTTGAGGACCAGTTTGAAAATATCTCTTATAAAGTTATAGGAAGTGGGTTACTAAGATGA
- the dksA gene encoding RNA polymerase-binding protein DksA codes for MQESELNYFKEILESRKEQIEKNINGVNDELDQLSGQELNDEGDHASNSNNSMIESAIVTQQNKELQEINVTLGKISEKTYGICEMCEDPIGFQRLKVKPHAIYCIDCREIVEKSK; via the coding sequence TTGCAAGAGAGTGAACTAAACTACTTTAAAGAGATACTTGAAAGTCGTAAAGAACAAATAGAAAAAAATATCAACGGCGTTAACGATGAATTAGATCAGCTAAGTGGACAAGAGTTAAACGATGAAGGTGATCACGCTTCAAACAGCAATAACTCAATGATTGAAAGTGCTATTGTTACTCAACAAAATAAAGAGTTGCAAGAGATTAACGTAACTTTGGGTAAAATATCAGAGAAAACATATGGGATTTGCGAGATGTGTGAAGACCCAATAGGGTTTCAACGTTTAAAAGTTAAACCTCATGCTATTTACTGTATTGATTGTAGAGAGATAGTAGAAAAATCAAAGTAA
- a CDS encoding 23S rRNA (pseudouridine(1915)-N(3))-methyltransferase RlmH, translated as MKIDIISIAKKEKTIYDPLYKDLTKMISRFAKVEDIEIFNKDITKAHNISAEASQKAYTNVLEPYLNANCNILLHPDGKIIDSYEFSKLLDGKISVKFFIGGAYGFEDAFLDKADKVISLGKITMSHKIAKIVLLEQIYRGFSILTNHPYHK; from the coding sequence ATGAAAATAGATATTATCTCTATTGCTAAAAAAGAGAAAACAATCTACGATCCATTATATAAAGACCTTACAAAAATGATAAGCCGCTTTGCAAAAGTCGAAGATATAGAGATTTTTAACAAAGATATTACAAAGGCTCATAACATATCTGCAGAAGCTTCACAAAAAGCATATACTAACGTTTTGGAACCATATTTGAATGCAAATTGCAACATTTTGTTACATCCTGATGGAAAAATAATCGATTCTTATGAATTTAGTAAGCTTTTAGATGGTAAAATCTCGGTTAAATTTTTTATTGGTGGAGCTTATGGTTTTGAAGATGCTTTTTTAGACAAAGCTGACAAAGTTATAAGTTTGGGAAAAATCACTATGAGCCATAAAATTGCGAAAATTGTTTTGTTGGAGCAAATCTATAGAGGTTTTTCGATTTTAACGAATCATCCATATCACAAATAA
- a CDS encoding chemotaxis protein CheX, producing the protein MFNNIIKAAENFCIHQIRSEYTTNEELNKDRTLIAYIDIDANSGEKHRVYIIAEKAFVQKVSYIFLEEEESDDETLHDMLLETTNLIVGSAKVLAEESDESYNINTPFFEKDGNFDFEYDSLKSFIIDDSKLSIAIKEL; encoded by the coding sequence ATGTTTAACAATATTATAAAAGCTGCTGAGAATTTTTGTATACACCAAATAAGGTCTGAATATACAACGAATGAAGAATTAAATAAAGATAGAACACTTATTGCTTACATCGATATAGATGCAAATAGTGGAGAGAAGCATAGAGTTTATATAATTGCTGAAAAAGCCTTTGTACAAAAGGTATCGTACATTTTTCTTGAAGAAGAAGAAAGTGACGATGAAACACTTCATGATATGCTTCTAGAAACAACAAATCTTATAGTAGGGAGTGCTAAAGTCTTGGCTGAAGAGTCTGACGAGTCGTACAATATTAATACACCGTTTTTTGAAAAAGACGGAAATTTTGATTTTGAATACGACAGTTTAAAAAGCTTCATAATAGACGATAGTAAACTATCTATTGCAATTAAGGAACTTTAA
- the fliN gene encoding flagellar motor switch protein FliN, whose protein sequence is MPHRRKHYGEQPPEYDENEELSWMDYSGLLDMEVEFVSDLGETRQTIADILNWNKGTIIDLGKPAGESVEAYVNGRILGKGEVMVYEKNLAIRINEILDSSAVLYHLSKERL, encoded by the coding sequence ATGCCTCATAGAAGAAAACACTACGGCGAACAACCACCAGAATATGATGAAAATGAAGAACTTTCATGGATGGACTATTCCGGTCTTTTAGACATGGAAGTAGAATTTGTATCTGACCTTGGTGAAACTAGACAAACTATTGCTGATATACTAAACTGGAACAAAGGTACTATTATAGATCTTGGAAAACCTGCAGGTGAATCTGTGGAAGCTTATGTAAACGGTCGTATTTTAGGTAAAGGCGAGGTAATGGTTTACGAGAAAAACCTTGCTATTCGTATAAATGAAATTTTAGACTCTAGTGCCGTGCTATATCACCTCTCAAAAGAGCGTTTATGA
- the gltB gene encoding glutamate synthase large subunit: MVEYHDLLRSFKDNCGFGLVANIKNKPSRKVLNDAVTALERMMHRGAVAADGKTGDGSGLLLSMPEEFLRKEAASKSIELPKQFAVASVFSKTKEELDTLEEICANNDLKVVLLREVPVDTNALGEQALASLPNITQVFITPNSIMATERFDALLYLSRKETEHKLISNRDFYIASMSSKVLSYKGLVMPTHIKEFYKDLQDESFKISFSLFHQRFSTNTLPEWRLAQPFRAVAHNGEINSVEGNRINVEIKSESIKSEVFTDEEIKRILPILQPKSSDSASADNFLEFLLVNGMDFFKAVRGVIPSAWQNAPHMDPELRAFYEYHSTVFEAWDGPAAFSVTDGRYIGCTLDRNGLRPSKYIITKDNNLLIASEYGVVDIDEDNIQERGRLQSGEMLGLDLKYGKILKNDDINNYLKSSNPYMKWLNEHMIYLQEHVDAQYTASCEFEPDEIINRQRYFNITQEVVEQVIEPMIKDGKEAVGSMGDDTPLAAFSNKQRSFTDYFKQKFAQVTNPPIDPIREKVVMSLNTGFGEVHNILGEIPTHAHRLKAISPIITSEKLEVLKSFGDKKSPRYQSFYNNKTFSTAYSGDLKESLDALAAEVIESVKNDGVRIVILDDKELSSEKAVMPMAMVVGRLNFALLKAGIRHLVSMIAVTGEVIDSHSAAVLIGYGASAVYPNLLFSSVIKKLEESKVINMECHDALKAVHSAINGGLMKIMSKMGIATIASYRNTGLFDVMGLNKEIVQECFESSNCALSGLGYKDIDERIKKYHKDAYDHYGFSNIFPLNIGGFYKFYHGEEHHDFGPSVIHAIHKCVDTGKTEDFEELKSIVNNRGLKFIRDFFDIKSDRKPISIDEVEPKEEIFKRFASAAMSLGSISPEAHETIAIAMNRIGGQSNSGEGGEDVARFDTERNSKIKQVASGRFGVTPAYLRSAEEIQIKVAQGAKPGEGGQLPGHKVTALIGKLRHTVPGVTLISPPPHHDIYSIEDLAQLIFDMKQVNPNARVAVKLVSTMGVGTIAAGVAKAYADKIIISGGDGGTGAAPLTSIKFAGNPWELGLSEAHNALKANNLRGLVEVQTDGGLKTGLDVIKAALLGAESYAFGTGVLTIVGCKMLRICHVNKCSVGVATQNEKLREEFFKGHVDQVINYFTLLAEDVRSIMAELGFKTMQEMIGRSDILKVKDDEFAQKFDFSSVLHQEEGVNTCQQKFNPPFDDNKFEQDVLKEAMTAIQHPEHPIKIQREITNLNRSFGARISGEIAQYYGDEGLKPDTINIKLNGIAGQALGAFLINGVSIDLDGVANDYICKGMHGGKVIIRSKNEGEEFSAGGNTCLYGATGGKLYISGAVGERFAVRNSGALAVVEGTGDNACDYMTGGVVVILGRTGINFGAGMTGGISFVYDQDHTFVENVNHELVEAVRIDTDEGDEARHYLKKLLKDYLVETGSQKAKELLDNFRVEVRNFWLIKPKNLTKLPLNIEKGD; encoded by the coding sequence ATGGTTGAATATCATGATTTATTGAGATCATTTAAAGATAACTGTGGTTTTGGTCTTGTTGCCAACATCAAAAATAAACCTTCAAGAAAGGTTTTAAATGATGCAGTTACAGCGCTAGAGCGTATGATGCACCGTGGTGCAGTTGCAGCAGATGGAAAAACAGGGGATGGTAGTGGACTTTTACTATCTATGCCGGAAGAATTTTTAAGAAAAGAAGCTGCAAGTAAATCGATAGAACTTCCAAAACAGTTTGCAGTTGCATCTGTATTTTCAAAAACAAAAGAAGAATTAGATACTTTAGAAGAAATTTGTGCAAATAACGATTTAAAAGTTGTATTATTAAGAGAGGTACCTGTAGATACAAATGCTTTAGGGGAACAAGCATTAGCATCACTTCCAAATATTACTCAGGTTTTTATTACTCCAAACTCAATTATGGCTACTGAGAGATTTGATGCGTTACTATATCTTTCTCGTAAAGAAACAGAACATAAATTAATTTCAAACAGAGATTTTTACATAGCATCAATGAGCTCAAAAGTTCTTTCATATAAAGGGCTTGTAATGCCTACTCATATCAAAGAGTTTTACAAAGACTTACAAGACGAGAGTTTTAAAATATCTTTTTCACTTTTTCACCAAAGATTCTCGACAAACACACTTCCAGAGTGGAGACTTGCACAACCTTTCCGTGCAGTTGCACACAATGGTGAGATCAACTCTGTAGAGGGTAACCGTATAAATGTAGAGATTAAGTCAGAAAGCATTAAAAGTGAAGTATTTACGGATGAGGAGATCAAAAGAATTCTTCCGATCCTTCAACCAAAATCTTCAGATTCGGCTTCAGCTGATAACTTTTTAGAATTTTTACTTGTAAACGGTATGGACTTTTTTAAAGCTGTGCGTGGTGTAATCCCTTCAGCTTGGCAAAATGCTCCACATATGGACCCTGAACTTCGTGCATTTTACGAGTATCACTCAACTGTTTTCGAAGCTTGGGATGGTCCTGCGGCATTCTCTGTAACTGATGGTCGTTATATTGGTTGTACACTAGATAGAAACGGTCTTCGTCCATCTAAATATATCATCACAAAAGACAATAACCTATTGATCGCTTCTGAGTACGGTGTTGTAGATATTGATGAAGATAACATTCAAGAGCGTGGTCGCCTGCAATCAGGTGAGATGCTTGGACTTGATTTAAAATACGGAAAAATTCTTAAAAATGACGATATCAATAACTATTTAAAATCATCAAACCCATATATGAAATGGTTAAATGAGCATATGATATATCTTCAAGAACATGTTGATGCTCAATACACTGCTTCATGTGAGTTCGAACCTGATGAGATAATTAATCGTCAAAGATATTTCAATATAACTCAAGAGGTTGTTGAACAGGTTATTGAACCTATGATCAAAGACGGTAAAGAAGCTGTCGGTTCTATGGGTGATGATACTCCTCTTGCAGCATTTTCAAATAAGCAGAGAAGTTTTACTGATTATTTCAAACAAAAATTTGCTCAAGTAACAAATCCGCCAATCGATCCGATTCGTGAAAAAGTTGTAATGAGTTTAAATACTGGTTTTGGTGAAGTTCACAACATTTTAGGAGAAATTCCTACACATGCTCACAGATTAAAAGCCATCTCACCTATTATTACTAGTGAAAAACTTGAAGTTCTAAAATCTTTTGGAGATAAAAAATCACCAAGATACCAGTCTTTTTATAATAATAAAACTTTCTCAACAGCATACAGTGGAGATTTAAAAGAATCTTTAGATGCACTTGCTGCTGAAGTTATAGAGTCTGTTAAAAACGACGGTGTTAGAATAGTTATTTTAGATGATAAAGAACTTTCAAGTGAAAAAGCTGTAATGCCTATGGCTATGGTAGTAGGACGTTTAAATTTTGCTTTACTTAAAGCTGGTATTAGACACCTTGTATCTATGATTGCTGTTACAGGTGAAGTTATTGATTCTCACTCTGCTGCAGTACTTATCGGTTATGGTGCGTCTGCTGTTTATCCTAATCTATTATTCTCAAGCGTAATTAAAAAGTTAGAAGAGTCTAAAGTTATAAATATGGAGTGTCACGATGCACTAAAAGCTGTTCACTCTGCTATAAACGGTGGATTAATGAAAATTATGTCTAAAATGGGTATTGCAACTATAGCTTCTTATAGAAATACAGGCCTTTTTGATGTAATGGGATTAAATAAAGAGATTGTTCAAGAGTGTTTTGAATCTTCAAATTGTGCTCTTAGCGGACTTGGTTATAAAGATATTGACGAGCGCATTAAAAAGTATCATAAAGATGCTTATGATCACTATGGTTTTAGTAACATATTTCCACTAAATATAGGTGGTTTTTATAAGTTCTATCATGGTGAAGAACATCATGATTTTGGACCTTCTGTAATACATGCTATTCATAAATGTGTAGATACTGGCAAGACTGAAGACTTTGAAGAGTTAAAATCAATTGTAAATAATCGTGGTCTAAAATTTATCCGTGATTTCTTTGATATAAAATCAGATAGAAAACCAATCTCTATTGATGAAGTTGAGCCTAAAGAAGAGATCTTTAAACGTTTTGCTTCAGCTGCAATGAGTCTTGGTTCAATCTCTCCGGAAGCTCACGAGACTATTGCTATTGCAATGAATAGAATCGGTGGTCAATCAAACTCAGGTGAGGGTGGTGAAGACGTAGCGCGTTTTGATACTGAGCGTAACTCTAAGATCAAACAAGTTGCATCTGGACGTTTTGGTGTAACTCCTGCATATTTAAGAAGTGCAGAAGAGATTCAGATTAAAGTAGCTCAAGGTGCTAAACCTGGAGAGGGTGGACAACTTCCTGGTCACAAAGTAACAGCATTAATCGGTAAGCTTCGTCATACTGTACCTGGTGTTACACTGATCTCGCCTCCACCACACCACGATATTTACTCTATCGAGGATTTAGCTCAGCTTATCTTTGATATGAAACAAGTAAATCCAAATGCTCGTGTAGCGGTTAAACTTGTTTCAACTATGGGTGTTGGTACTATTGCAGCAGGTGTTGCTAAAGCATATGCTGATAAGATCATTATCTCTGGTGGTGATGGTGGTACCGGTGCTGCTCCACTTACGTCTATTAAGTTTGCAGGTAACCCATGGGAACTTGGACTTAGTGAAGCTCACAATGCTCTTAAAGCTAATAATTTAAGAGGGCTTGTAGAGGTTCAAACAGATGGTGGTTTAAAAACTGGTCTTGATGTTATTAAAGCTGCACTTTTAGGTGCTGAATCTTATGCATTTGGTACTGGTGTACTTACAATTGTTGGTTGTAAAATGCTTCGTATATGTCACGTAAATAAATGTTCGGTTGGTGTTGCAACTCAAAATGAGAAACTTCGTGAAGAGTTCTTTAAAGGTCATGTAGATCAAGTTATCAATTACTTTACACTACTTGCTGAAGATGTGCGCTCAATCATGGCTGAACTTGGATTTAAAACTATGCAAGAGATGATCGGACGTAGTGATATCTTAAAAGTAAAAGATGATGAATTTGCTCAGAAATTTGATTTTTCATCTGTACTTCACCAAGAAGAGGGTGTAAATACATGTCAGCAAAAATTTAATCCTCCTTTTGATGACAACAAGTTTGAGCAAGATGTTCTTAAAGAGGCTATGACAGCTATTCAACATCCTGAACATCCGATCAAGATTCAAAGAGAGATTACAAACCTAAACAGAAGTTTCGGTGCAAGAATCAGTGGTGAGATAGCTCAGTATTATGGAGATGAAGGTTTAAAACCTGATACTATCAACATTAAACTTAACGGAATCGCAGGTCAAGCTCTAGGAGCATTCCTAATCAACGGTGTATCTATAGACTTAGATGGTGTTGCAAATGACTATATCTGTAAAGGTATGCACGGTGGTAAAGTGATCATCAGAAGTAAAAATGAGGGTGAAGAATTCTCAGCTGGTGGTAATACATGTCTATACGGTGCTACAGGCGGTAAGCTTTATATTTCAGGTGCAGTTGGTGAGCGTTTTGCGGTTCGTAACTCTGGTGCATTAGCGGTAGTTGAAGGTACTGGTGACAATGCTTGTGATTATATGACAGGTGGTGTAGTAGTTATCCTTGGTCGTACAGGTATTAACTTTGGTGCAGGTATGACAGGTGGTATCTCATTTGTATACGATCAAGACCACACATTTGTTGAAAATGTTAACCATGAGCTTGTTGAAGCTGTTCGTATCGATACAGATGAGGGAGATGAAGCTAGACATTATCTTAAAAAACTTCTAAAAGATTATCTTGTTGAAACTGGAAGTCAAAAAGCTAAAGAGTTACTTGATAACTTTAGAGTTGAAGTTAGAAACTTCTGGTTAATTAAACCTAAAAACTTAACAAAATTACCACTTAATATAGAGAAAGGAGACTAG
- a CDS encoding sulfite exporter TauE/SafE family protein → MFELLAVGTIVGFLSGFFGIGGGTVLVPILLALGYDTKVAIGISVVQMVFSSIYGSYLNKKNGSLDLSIVLYLGIGGFIGATLSGSLAAYFSNTTLEIVFLLFATFALIRLFFKIPEYKEQREVNKIVLLIIGLFVGSLSMMIGVGGSILIVPILVGFLHIDLKRAISAGLFFVVFSSVPGFISHYLNGHIDMNAGLIIGMSSLLGVYYGIHFKQKIQTSLQRKLIVVFYVSVVSYLSYRVISLI, encoded by the coding sequence ATGTTTGAATTATTGGCTGTCGGAACTATTGTCGGTTTTTTATCAGGCTTCTTTGGCATTGGCGGTGGAACAGTTCTGGTACCTATACTTTTAGCTTTAGGTTATGATACAAAAGTAGCAATAGGTATATCTGTAGTTCAAATGGTGTTTAGTTCCATATATGGAAGTTATCTAAATAAAAAGAACGGTTCGCTTGATCTGAGCATAGTCCTTTATTTGGGGATAGGTGGATTTATCGGTGCTACACTTAGCGGAAGTTTAGCAGCTTATTTTAGTAATACTACTTTAGAGATAGTTTTTCTTTTATTTGCTACATTTGCACTCATAAGATTGTTTTTTAAAATACCTGAGTATAAAGAGCAAAGAGAAGTTAACAAAATTGTATTGTTGATTATTGGTTTATTTGTCGGTTCTTTGAGTATGATGATAGGTGTAGGCGGAAGTATACTAATAGTTCCGATTTTGGTAGGCTTCTTGCATATTGATTTAAAACGTGCAATATCTGCAGGATTGTTTTTTGTTGTATTTTCCTCAGTACCAGGTTTTATATCGCACTATCTAAATGGTCATATAGATATGAATGCAGGGCTTATTATAGGTATGTCATCGTTACTTGGTGTTTATTATGGAATACATTTCAAACAGAAAATACAAACATCACTTCAAAGAAAGCTTATAGTGGTGTTTTATGTAAGTGTTGTGTCATATCTATCGTATAGAGTGATTAGTTTAATTTAA
- the dusB gene encoding tRNA dihydrouridine synthase DusB — protein MTFTKEGIVFDKPAYVLAPLAGFTDLPFRSVVKKFGADLTVSEMISSNALAHGSEKTLHMLKKSPLEVPYSVQISANDPDMARRAVEILNEKEGIDIIDLNCGCPVPKVFGHGSGSALLDDLPRLKAILRSINETSNKSMNSAKIRLGVNEKNHVNIAKNIEETGVDFIAVHGRTRAGKYKAPVDYEAIKEVKEAVSIPVIANGDIDSYEKAKWVLEYTGADGVMIGRGAVGAPWIFHQLKTGKAEIDMSLRHDIILEHFDKIVEFYGERGVAIFRKHTHTYSKGYRGASTLRDEVNRINDIKEYRDVIDDFFKNGEMA, from the coding sequence ATGACTTTTACTAAAGAAGGCATAGTCTTTGACAAACCGGCATATGTATTAGCACCACTTGCTGGTTTTACAGATCTCCCTTTTAGAAGTGTTGTGAAAAAATTTGGAGCTGATCTAACTGTAAGTGAAATGATCAGCTCAAACGCTCTTGCTCATGGTTCCGAAAAAACACTTCATATGTTGAAAAAATCACCTCTAGAAGTTCCTTATTCAGTTCAGATTTCTGCAAATGATCCTGATATGGCCAGGCGCGCTGTTGAAATATTAAATGAAAAAGAGGGGATTGACATTATTGATCTCAATTGTGGTTGTCCAGTTCCCAAGGTTTTTGGACACGGTTCAGGATCTGCACTTTTAGATGATCTTCCTCGCCTCAAAGCAATTCTACGCTCTATAAATGAAACTTCAAACAAATCTATGAACTCCGCTAAAATTCGTCTTGGTGTAAACGAAAAAAATCATGTAAATATAGCAAAAAATATTGAAGAGACAGGTGTTGATTTTATTGCTGTTCACGGTAGAACTCGTGCAGGTAAGTACAAGGCACCGGTTGATTATGAAGCTATAAAAGAGGTTAAAGAGGCAGTCTCTATCCCTGTCATTGCAAATGGTGATATTGACTCTTATGAAAAAGCAAAGTGGGTTTTAGAATATACTGGGGCAGATGGTGTAATGATAGGTCGCGGTGCAGTTGGAGCACCATGGATATTTCATCAGCTAAAAACAGGTAAAGCCGAGATTGATATGTCTTTAAGACACGATATTATATTGGAACATTTTGATAAAATAGTTGAGTTCTATGGCGAGCGTGGTGTAGCTATATTTAGAAAACATACTCATACATACTCAAAAGGTTATAGAGGCGCTTCTACATTAAGAGATGAAGTAAATAGAATTAACGATATAAAAGAATATAGAGATGTGATAGATGATTTTTTTAAAAATGGTGAAATGGCATAA
- the accD gene encoding acetyl-CoA carboxylase, carboxyltransferase subunit beta, producing MNLLNIFSKISDKQPVKNEASSHWVKCKSCHSLMYYKEVENQNYVCPKCGFHLRIGVKERVNLLADEGTFVEHDSNLKPIDPLKFSDKKAYTKRIEEGFEKTGRYSSVVSGEMSLNGVDAQVVIFDFSFMGGSLGSVEGEKIVRAVNRAIEKNQGVIILSASGGARMQESTFSLLQMSKTSAALAKLAKHNLPYISVLTDPTMGGVSASFATLGDIIIAEPGALIGFAGQRVIEQTIGSELPDGFQRAEFLLEKGSIDMVVNRNNLKKTLSDLLTMFYKN from the coding sequence GTGAATCTACTAAATATTTTTTCTAAAATCTCTGATAAACAACCTGTAAAAAACGAAGCATCATCTCACTGGGTAAAGTGTAAATCATGTCATTCTTTAATGTATTACAAAGAGGTTGAAAATCAAAACTACGTATGTCCTAAATGTGGATTCCATTTACGTATAGGTGTGAAAGAGCGTGTAAACCTTTTAGCTGATGAAGGTACGTTCGTAGAACATGATTCTAATTTAAAACCTATAGATCCTTTAAAATTTTCAGATAAAAAAGCATATACTAAACGTATAGAAGAGGGTTTTGAAAAAACAGGCAGATACTCATCTGTTGTTAGTGGAGAGATGAGCTTAAACGGAGTAGATGCTCAAGTAGTTATATTTGACTTTTCATTCATGGGTGGTTCACTAGGTTCTGTTGAGGGTGAAAAGATTGTTCGTGCAGTTAACCGTGCTATTGAGAAAAATCAAGGTGTAATTATTCTTAGTGCATCTGGTGGTGCTAGAATGCAAGAGTCTACTTTCTCTCTTCTTCAAATGAGTAAGACTTCAGCTGCTTTAGCAAAACTGGCTAAACACAATCTTCCTTATATATCAGTTTTAACTGATCCTACTATGGGTGGTGTTAGTGCGTCTTTTGCAACTCTTGGTGATATTATCATAGCTGAACCTGGAGCTCTTATAGGATTTGCAGGACAACGTGTAATTGAGCAGACAATTGGTTCTGAACTTCCAGATGGTTTCCAAAGAGCAGAGTTTTTACTAGAGAAAGGCTCTATAGATATGGTTGTAAATAGAAATAATCTCAAAAAAACTTTGAGTGATCTTCTTACAATGTTCTATAAAAACTAA
- a CDS encoding glutamate synthase subunit beta has protein sequence MREFLSVERIEPSKRLVVERVKDFGEIYELFSKNDAVSQSDRCIQCGDPFCLNKCPLHNYIPQWLKAVSEKDMEFAFKLSNEPSPFPEVMGRVCPHDRLCEGDCTLNDGHGAITIGSVETHITEEGFKAGLEPEFPGITTDKKVAVIGSGPAGLSAATYLLRSGIAVTMYERSDRAGGLLTYGIPNFKLDKKIVERRVELLKKAGMELVVDCEVGKDIDFEDIAKEHDAMFIGIGATKPKSASLNGEQAPNVYNAMEYLTSIQRKNFKADYDKKFDFKDLDVVVIGGGDTAMDCLRTAKREGAKSVTCLYRRDEKNMPGSKKEYKNAIEEGVEFNFLTSPKEIILEDGKAIAVEAVKMNLGAKDESGRQKVEEQKGSEHRVNADVVIMALGFDTEVPSFLAENGIEINKWGEIIVDEDTHETSTSGIYAGGDCYRGADLVVTATYDGREAARSIVKSLLK, from the coding sequence ATGAGAGAATTTTTAAGCGTAGAAAGAATAGAACCTAGTAAAAGATTAGTCGTAGAGCGTGTAAAAGACTTTGGCGAGATTTATGAATTATTTAGTAAAAATGATGCTGTTAGCCAGAGTGACAGATGTATTCAGTGTGGTGATCCGTTTTGTTTAAATAAATGTCCATTACACAATTACATACCTCAATGGTTAAAAGCTGTAAGTGAAAAAGATATGGAGTTTGCTTTTAAATTATCAAACGAACCATCTCCTTTCCCTGAAGTTATGGGACGTGTATGTCCACATGATAGACTTTGTGAGGGTGACTGTACTTTAAATGACGGTCATGGTGCTATCACTATCGGTTCAGTTGAAACTCATATTACAGAAGAGGGATTTAAAGCTGGGCTTGAACCAGAATTTCCTGGAATTACAACAGATAAAAAAGTAGCTGTTATAGGTAGTGGACCTGCTGGACTTAGTGCTGCAACGTACCTTCTTCGTTCAGGTATAGCTGTAACTATGTATGAAAGATCTGATCGTGCAGGCGGTCTTTTAACATATGGTATTCCAAACTTCAAACTTGATAAAAAGATAGTTGAAAGACGTGTTGAACTTCTTAAAAAAGCCGGCATGGAACTTGTAGTTGACTGTGAAGTTGGTAAAGATATAGACTTTGAAGATATAGCTAAAGAGCATGATGCAATGTTTATAGGTATTGGTGCAACTAAACCAAAAAGTGCTTCGTTAAACGGTGAGCAAGCTCCAAACGTATATAACGCTATGGAATATTTAACATCAATACAACGTAAAAACTTTAAAGCTGATTATGATAAAAAATTCGACTTTAAAGATTTAGATGTTGTTGTTATCGGTGGTGGTGATACTGCTATGGATTGTCTTCGTACTGCAAAACGTGAAGGTGCAAAAAGTGTAACTTGTCTTTACCGTCGTGATGAGAAAAATATGCCTGGATCTAAAAAAGAGTATAAAAATGCTATAGAAGAGGGTGTAGAATTTAACTTTTTAACGTCACCTAAGGAGATAATCCTAGAAGATGGTAAAGCTATAGCTGTAGAAGCTGTTAAGATGAATCTAGGTGCAAAAGATGAGTCTGGTCGTCAGAAAGTTGAAGAGCAAAAAGGAAGTGAGCATAGAGTTAATGCAGATGTCGTTATCATGGCTTTAGGTTTTGATACTGAAGTACCTTCATTTTTAGCTGAAAATGGTATTGAGATCAACAAATGGGGTGAGATTATTGTTGATGAAGATACGCATGAGACTTCAACATCAGGTATCTATGCCGGTGGAGATTGTTACCGTGGAGCTGATCTTGTTGTTACTGCTACGTATGATGGCCGTGAAGCTGCAAGAAGCATAGTAAAATCACTTTTAAAATAA